From a single Loxodonta africana isolate mLoxAfr1 chromosome 9, mLoxAfr1.hap2, whole genome shotgun sequence genomic region:
- the PPP1R26 gene encoding protein phosphatase 1 regulatory subunit 26, with amino-acid sequence MFLMNAPPVVALQSKWEPFGPSGSFRFPGCFSESTEGVARAAVSTKVQMVINTLRSDGATLGMSDEHATQRSHRGERCCHDRLATNLAVPKEQPVFAACALAADFNPAKEEEAADVGPLVLDSDSDDSVDRDIEEAIQEYLKAKSGSAQPVPSGSPPSGAADGVSRSKLEPSQSSSMTPLCPARPEAGGVPGSCTGASDIRGPTSPVSVSSDDSFEQSIRAEIEQFLNEKKQQEIQKCDIPVDTKPDAGELSSRLSPRSSKELALRAQHRQDRPGTGKEFVFRKQKMTGVQPRGLKAKVTARPEASSNARPAAPKPATACRPPDATQNKASIRRSMGVGRRGKKAKSAALVPPTSDSSSDDGIEEAIQLYQLEKTRKEAAGDVLQRAQLREEKGPDLSANSTSTSTNSALPETHRKTPGKKKSAATKAPEVGPGTLDSGHPCRPLKETKASLLPGNAAAKSEHADRASCRADTPTELMCAKAILDISKTILPVPTGASGQPQHSSPLFSTPSMPSRSDGDSSSVDSDDSIEQEIRTFLALKAQTGSLLAQAESSPPPAWSPRSSPGPNSQAGGPKALLSKTPDVPLSCRRKRRGGSSAKPSAPKKSKEAAKEGARDAGPGHVGDQPSPGKAGEAAAREAEDRSQPLPSKTARPGDEPAAPDTRGGASHDHSQVDEARGVAEKRSSDDKSSSLDSDEDLDAAIKDLLRSRRKLKRRCREPRAAVCKKRVRSSGTETLGLETLGSLQDGWRDRTGSLQDGWRDRMGSLQDGWRDRGPCLLKGCLSKSPRDGRENAVRKTGTGFSGVGERTRTDSAGDGHGPLAFQLRKKAPEGILFSDGMEIHKNLCSAPSPVSPSDDSSSVDSDDSIELEIRKFLAEKAKESVNCAAVHGSGPLALGAGGLPRPETLGRKEPALAPAPGVCTRSQRGRAASQLAEGLKSAERAAGVQSAARLFGQGAKGLPAAPAKCELAPPKSISGTFSAKGSPACRRNAYSSKDQNQRGAEPAAAESAFGQLPSGADPSMEVERASTFQVSHQSCGLLTPSPRTERESRTLLSGRPQADLASPWSNFTQQSRLQSTWALHPDTAWKGGLRAERDSGTEGPAKCPPSLAVDPKKSLPFTGFAPLLSTQLFHFGKSVSWGGKQASLFSSHLGVPLQGPSFSAFREAPLGPSPMLGSSHLLMKKEGGHWPSRKSPAGLRLPDRRTLRSEENILDMRYRRRLVDRDDEDQEALGSDASEFSDSSMEDGGGAVKGKALQL; translated from the coding sequence ATGTTCCTCATGAACGCCCCGCCTGTGGTTGCTCTCCAGTCAAAATGGGAGCCCTTCGGCCCGTCAGGGAGCTTTAGGTTTCCTGGGTGCTTCTCGGAGTCCACGGAGGGCGTGGCGAGGGCAGCAGTCAGCACCAAGGTGCAGATGGTTATCAACACGCTGCGGAGCGACGGGGCCACCTTGGGCATGAGCGATGAGCACGCCACACAGAGAAGCCACCGGGGGGAGCGATGCTGCCATGACAGGCTTGCCACCAACCTGGCCGTGCCCAAGGAGCAGCCCGTGTTCGCTGCCTGTGCGTTGGCTGCCGACTTCAACCCCGCAAAGGAGGAGGAGGCTGCGGACGTTGGCCCCCTGGTGCTGGATTCAGACAGCGATGACTCCGTGGACCGTGACATTGAGGAAGCAATCCAGGAATACCTGAAGGCCAAGAGCGGCAGCGCCCAGCCTGTGCCCAGCGGGTCCCCGCCTTCGGGGGCTGCAGATGGGGTAAGCAGAAGCAAACTAGAACCGTCCCAGAGCAGCAGCATGACCCCGCTGTGTCCTGCCAGACCTGAAGCAGGAGGTGTCCCCGGCAGCTGCACAGGGGCCAGTGACATTCGGGGCCCCACCTCCCCCGTGAGTGTCAGCAGCGATGACTCTTTTGAGCAGAGTATACGGGCCGAAATAGAACAGTTTCTGAATGAGAAAAAGCAACAGGAAATCCAAAAGTGTGACATTCCCGTGGATACAAAGCCAGACGCAGGTGAACTCTCCTCAAGGTTGTCACCTCGGTCCAGTAAAGAGCTGGCCCTGAGGGCACAACATCGCCAGGACCGGCCGGGCACTGGCAAGGAGTTTGTCTTCCGAAAACAGAAGATGACGGGTGTGCAGCCCCGAGGCCTCAAGGCAAAAGTCACTGCCAGGCCTGAGGCCTCAAGCAACGCCAGACCAGCAGCCCCCAAGCCGGCGACCGCTTGCCGCCCTCCGGATGCAACTCAGAACAAAGCGAGCATTAGAAGGAGCATGGGCGTTGGGCGGAGGGGGAAGAAGGCCAAGAGTGCGGCCCTGGTGCCCCCCACGTCAGACTCCAGTAGCGACGATGGTATTGAGGAGGCCATTCAGCTCTACCAGCTGGAGAAAACCCGGAAGGAGGCCGCCGGGGACGTGCTGCAGAGAGCCCAGCTCAGAGAGGAGAAGGGGCCTGACCTTTCTGCCAACAGCACGAGCACCTCCACAAACAGTGCCTTGCCCGAAACCCACCGGAAAACCCCCGGCAAGAAGAAGTCAGCAGCCACAAAGGCCCCAGAGGTCGGCCCGGGTACCCTTGACTCTGGCCATCCCTGCAGACCCCTGAAGGAAACCAAAGCTTCGCTGCTGCCAGGAAACGCAGCTGCCAAGAGTGAGCATGCAGACCGGGCCTCATGCCGGGCAGACACGCCCACTGAGCTGATGTGTGCCAAAGCCATCCTGGACATTTCCAAGACGATCCTGCCCGTGCCCACGGGCGCCAGTGGCCAGCCCCAGCACAGCAGCCCGCTCTTCTCCACCCCCAGCATGCCTTCCCGCTCCGATGGGGACAGCAGCTCCGTGGACAGTGATGACAGCATCGAGCAGGAAATCCGGACATTTCTGGCCCTGAAAGCACAGACAGGGAGCTTGCTGGCCCAAGCTGAGAGCAGCCCGCCGCCCGCATGGAGCCCACGGTCATCGCCCGGGCCCAACAGCCAGGCTGGTGGCCCCAAGGCTCTGCTCTCTAAGACACCGGACGTGCCGCTGAGCTGCAGAAGGAAACGTAGAGGCGGCAGCTCCGCAAAACCGTCAGCACCGAAGAAAAGTAAGGAGGCAGCCAAGGAGGGTGCCCGGGATGCTGGTCCCGGCCACGTGGGCGATCAGCCCAGCCCAGGGAAAGCCGGAGAGGCCGCAGCCAGGGAGGCCGAGGACAGGAGCCAGCCTCTCCCCTCCAAGACGGCCAGGCCTGGCGACGAGCCGGCGGCCCCAGACACAAGAGGCGGCGCATCGCACGACCACAGCCAGGTGGACGAGGCCAGAGGTGTGGCTGAGAAGAGGAGCTCCGATGACAAGAGCAGCTCACTGGACAGTGACGAAGACCTGGACGCCGCCATCAAGGACCTGCTCCGGTCCAGGCGCAAGCTGAAGAGGAGGTGCAGGGAGCCCAGAGCAGCTGTCTGCAAGAAGAGGGTCCGCTCCAGCGGCACCGAGACGCTGGGCCTGGAGACACTGGGCAGCCTCCAGGACGGCTGGAGGGACAGGACGGGCAGCCTCCAGGATGGCTGGAGGGACAGGATGGGCAGCCTCCAGGACGGCTGGAGGGACAGGGGCCCCTGTCTGCTGAAAGGCTGCCTCTCAAAGTCCCCCAGGGACGGCAGGGAGAACGCGGTACGGAAAACCGGGACCGGCTTCAGTGGCGTGGGGGAGAGAACACGGACAGACAGTGCTGGGGATGGGCATGGGCCCCTGGCTTTCCAGCTGAGGAAAAAAGCCCCAGAGGGAATTTTGTTCTCTGATGGAATGGAAATCCACAAAAACCTGTGTTCCGCTCCAAGCCCCGTCTCCCCGTCTGATGACAGCAGCTCGGTGGACAGCGATGACAGCATCGAGCTGGAGATTCGCAAGTTTCTGGCCGAGAAGGCCAAGGAGTCCGTGAACTGTGCAGCTGTTCATGGCAGCGGCCCCCTCGCTCTTGGGGCAGGTGGCCTTCCCAGGCCAGAGACACTGGGCAGGAAAGAGCCGGCACTGGCCCCTGCGCCTGGCGTGTGCACGCGGAGTCAGAGGGGCCGGGCGGCCTCCCAGCTGGCTGAGGGGCTGAAGAGCGCAGAGAGAGCCGCTGGGGTCCAGAGTGCAGCCAGGCTGTTCGGCCAGGGTGCCAAGGGCCTCCCAGCTGCCCCGGCCAAATGTGAGCTGGCCCCACCCAAGAGCATCAGTGGGACTTTCTCTGCCAAAGGGTCCCCTGCATGTAGGAGAAACGCCTACAGCAGCAAAGACCAGAATCAGAGAGGGGCTGAGCCCGCTGCTGCAGAGAGTGCCTTTGGGCAGCTGCCCAGTGGTGCCGACCCCAGCATGGAGGTGGAACGTGCCAGCACCTTCCAGGTGAGCCACCAGAGCTGTGGCTTGCTGACCCCGAGCCCCAGGACGGAGAGGGAGAGCCGCACGCTCCTCAGCGGCCGGCCCCAAGCTGACCTCGCCAGTCCATGGAGCAACTTCACCCAACAGAGCAGGCTCCAGAGCACCTGGGCGCTGCACCCAGACACAGCATGGAAGGGTGGCCTCAGGGCCGAGAGAGACAGCGGCACAGAGGGGCCAGCTAAGTGTCCCCCCAGCCTGGCGGTGGACCCCAAAAAGAGCCTTCCCTTCACGGGCTTTGCCCCGCTGCTGTCCACCCAGCTGTTCCATTTTGGGAAGAGTGTTTCCTGGGGGGGCAAGCAGGCAAGCCTCTTCAGCTCCCACCTGGGCGTGCCGCTGCAGGGGCCCTCCTTCTCGGCCTTCCGGGAGGCCCCGCTGGGCCCCAGCCCCATGTTGGGGAGCTCCCACCTGCTGATGAAGAAGGAAGGCGGGCATTGGCCAAGTAGGAAGTCCCCAGCGGGCCTCAGGCTACCCGACAGAAGGACCTTGAGGTCGGAAGAGAACATTCTAGACATGAGGTACAGACGCAGGCTTGTTGACAGAGACGACGAGGACCAGGAGGCCCTGGGCAGCGATGCCAGCGAGTTCAGTGACAGCTCCATGGAGGACGGTGGCGGGGCGGTGAAGGGCAAAGCCCTCCAGCTGTGA
- the PIERCE1 gene encoding piercer of microtubule wall 1 protein, whose protein sequence is MSQEDPKEWAEPAEHKAKSPPEKTSDYYRVSEDLPARFNNPGWFRGYRTKEPGSMYRTSNQAYGGQAPTVHEMPKVFYPHSSKFSQQLAAFGMYQNNTFNVFMERSFVTGPDNYITPYDRLNFHPSYNTNRPSICD, encoded by the exons ATGTCCCAGGAAGACCCCAAAGAGTGGGCAGAACCCGCCGAGCACAAGGCCAAGTCTCCCCCGGAGAAAACCAGCGACTATTACCGAGTGAGCGAGGACCTACCGGCCAGGTTCAACAACCCGGGGTGGTTTCGGGGCTACAG GACCAAGGAGCCTGGCTCCATGTACAGGACCAGCAATCAGGCATATGGAGGCCAAGCCCCCACGGTGCACGAGATGCCG AAAGTATTTTATCCTCATTCCAGTAAATTTTCCCAACAACTTGCTGCCTTCGGGATGTACCAGAACAACACCTTCAACGTCTTCATGGAGAGAAGCTTCGTGACCGGCCCGGACAACTACATCACCCCCTATGACCGCCTCAACTTCCACCCCAGCTACAACACCAACAGGCCGTCCATCTGCGACTGA